In the genome of Geotrypetes seraphini chromosome 16, aGeoSer1.1, whole genome shotgun sequence, one region contains:
- the LOC117349598 gene encoding olfactory receptor 6F1-like produces MKAGRNTSVTEFILLGFPSSREIQIIYFTVFLVIYIMTIFINSLIMIIVVVDPKLHNPMYFFLSNFAFLEICYSTTTVPRMLSGFLKEKSTISYRSCLVQLSFFFTFGPTEFFMLAVMAYDRYVAICYPLRYTTIMNSKLCKQLALGSWASGFLSGWTLTVPITQLSFCRLNTINHFFCDFLPILKLSCSDTMASEATFFSLAWIVMVASLFLNAVSYFNIILTILRIPSTTGRRKAFSTCASHLTVVLIFYGTTFFMYLRPAKYSFDADKVVSLFYSILTPILNPLIYSLRNRDVIRALNKAWSKIS; encoded by the coding sequence ATGAAAGCTGGCAGAAACACATCTGTGACTGAATTCATTCTCCTTGGATTTCCCAGCTCACGGGAGatacaaataatatattttacGGTGTTTCTAGTTATTTACATCATGACCATTTTTATAAACAGCCTCATAATGATTATTGTAGTGGTTGACCCAAAGCTTCACAATCCCATGTACTTCTTTCTCAGTAATTTTGCTTTCCTGGAAATCTGTTACTCCACAACCACTGTCCCGAGAATGCTATCTGGCTTCCTGAAAGAGAAAAGTACAATTTCTTACAGAAGCTGTCTTGTACAACTGAGTTTCTTCTTTACATTTGGACCTACTGAATTTTTCATGCTAGCTGTAATGGCGTATGATCGGTATGTGGCTATATGCTACCCACTAAGATATACCACTATCATGAACAGCAAACTTTGTAAACAGTTAGCCCTAGGATCGTGGGCAAGTGGTTTTCTGTCAGGTTGGACACTCACTGTCCCGATAACTCAGTTATCGTTTTGTAGGTTAAATACAATCAACCATTTCTTTTGTGATTTCTTGCCAATTCTGAAACTGTCCTGTTCAGATACAATGGCCAGTGAAGCTACTTTCTTCTCCCTTGCATGGATTGTGATGGTTGCCTCGCTTTTCCTTAATGCAGTGTCCTATTTTAATATAATTCTGACCATCCTCAGGATCCCATCTACCACAGGACGTAGGAAGGCTTTCTCCACCTGTGCCTCCCATCTCACTGTAGTTCTGATCTTCTATGGAACAacattttttatgtatttgagaCCTGCAAAATATTCCTTTGATGCAGACAAAGTAGTGTCTCTATTCTACTCCATTCTAACTCCAATATTAAACCCTTTGATCTATAGTCTAAGGAACAGAGACGTGATCAGAGCACTAAATAAAGCCTGGAGCAAGATCAGCTAA